ATCAAATTGTCCTTTCTGGCCAAGTGTTGCTTGTGCATCTGTTGTTTGAACGGTAACATCGATACCAAATTTCTTCCATGCCTGCGCAGCTGCAAATGCATTTCTGTAACCTGGGTGAGCAGGATTGGTTCCCGTATTAATTGTGATTTTCCAGACCTCACCGTTTGGTAGGTGCCATTTTCCATCTTTGTCTCTGTAGAAGCCGTTCTTTTCTAGGAGTTTTGCGGCAACGTCAGGAGCGTATTTCCACCAGCCGGGTCCGAAGATCCTCTTGATCAGTTCAGGATTATCTGGCACGGGGTATCCTCTCTTTCTCGCGTACTCGGCCAGTCTGAAACCTGCTGTTGGGTCGTAGGGCTTGAATTTTTCACCATTTCCAAGATCGAGTTCGAAGTTCTTAAGCCAATCTTCGAGTTTTGTAAAGTACCAGTTGTAATACGCAGTTGTGAGAGGAATGTGAATAGGACTCAGAGTGACTGCCCCATCAAAGGCGTTCGCTGCGTACTCAACGATGTCGATGGCAAGTGTAAGGGCCCATCTTACCTCAGGATTGTCAAATGGTTCTTTCGCCGTGTTGAAGAGCAGTCCTGTCACACATGGGTCGATATTAACTGTCCACGGGAAGGTTTTTCTCCAGGCCCTTGCTGTTTTTACCCTATTCAAAGCTGCCTTCAAGGCTTCCAGGGTAAGATCTGCCGCATCGAGTTGATGTTGAGCCATGGCAAGTACTTGTTTTTCTGGTGTTCCATAAGTGATGAACAGTACATACTTTGGTTGTGGCATTCCATAAAGCATGCCTGTTGGTGTTCTCTCCCAATCTTCTCTTCTTTCCCAAAGAGTCCAGTAACCACCTGGATCGTACCCTTTGAGAACATAAGGACCTGTTCCAACCGGCGGATTGAAAGTAAAAGTTAGAGGATCTTCAACCTTTTCGAA
This window of the Thermotoga sp. genome carries:
- a CDS encoding ABC transporter substrate-binding protein, with product MRKLLAFLFVISLFSLFFAQQLPPGIPRNETFIANNLTGRAANPGNFNVWATWVWQDRGIQNLLLEPLWCVEYATGEIINALAAEPPKYNSDFTELTIKLRKGVYWSDGVPFTADDLIYTIELAKNTPGFGYHSQMQQVKEIVKVDDYTVVIKLKEPNARFHTYFLDRWGGFRPLPKHIFEKVEDPLTFTFNPPVGTGPYVLKGYDPGGYWTLWERREDWERTPTGMLYGMPQPKYVLFITYGTPEKQVLAMAQHQLDAADLTLEALKAALNRVKTARAWRKTFPWTVNIDPCVTGLLFNTAKEPFDNPEVRWALTLAIDIVEYAANAFDGAVTLSPIHIPLTTAYYNWYFTKLEDWLKNFELDLGNGEKFKPYDPTAGFRLAEYARKRGYPVPDNPELIKRIFGPGWWKYAPDVAAKLLEKNGFYRDKDGKWHLPNGEVWKITINTGTNPAHPGYRNAFAAAQAWKKFGIDVTVQTTDAQATLGQKGQFDVSSDWPAAEPWGGHPDLFRVLEPFHSKYIVPIGENAPWGNYGRWSSPEMDKIIDEIQKTAWG